The following DNA comes from Centroberyx gerrardi isolate f3 chromosome 4, fCenGer3.hap1.cur.20231027, whole genome shotgun sequence.
TTGACTTTCATTTCCCTGTGAAGCAAACAGTTTGATACAGCATGGTTGTATTACACATGAACTAATGGCTTATTAATAATAATGCCAGAAGGATCATCTTGCattattgtatttcttttaGCAAATGTTTGTTTAAACCTCAATCTGCAGAAAAAGTTTCAACTCATCTTGCTTTTACATTTCCTGGAAATcctcaatcattttttttccatttatacCAATTTTAGTGCTGAACATGTTGAATATGGCATGTTTCCATGACATTATTAGCAAACAAGAGCAGTTTTCATTAAGAGTTACTGCTGTTGAGGTCTCTCTCCTGTTGAGGTGTGTGTTCTCTGATAGAGGGGCATCaagcagatttgacctctgcttcctgcttcctctTCACATCCACATCACATTTGTTGCACGGGTCGTCCTCttcatttgctttattttgttcttCACTCTTGACCACTTCGGTCATATTTTATGCTAGCAGGCAAAACCATGGCGAGGGTTTGGCTCTTTGCTCactttctatttctgtcttttgcAGGCTTTGCCCTGGCGTTTGACTCCAGTCAAATTAAAGGTAAGTTGTTTGTCTTTAGTGTGGCTGAAGGAGCGCATTTCAGACCAAACACTGGGAACGTTTGCAAATCTAtgatttatattatatttgacTTTGATCATTTTGTTCATGTTGCTTAATGTTAATGTCATAGTATCAACATctaatgcatgtatgcataGCATCTTTAAACAAATCCCTTAtacctctctccttatctctttttaatttgttttcctATAGATCTCTCTTACATGATATCTTATTGGTTAAAGGATTCAGGGCTCTCAGGCTCTAACTTTTActcttggttgcttgtaatgtttgtcATCTAATGTTTTAAGctcattctactgctgcactcattaGTCACTCTGGACAAGAGCATCAGCTAtagatgcctaaaatgtaagatgtaaaaatgtaaaatattatgATGAGgtaaatgtggaaaattgtcTGCATTTTTGGGTACAAGTATACCTTTTCCACTGTGTAAAGCATTTATTACCCACGTAAACCAGGAGCTGTTCACATCTACCATGGGCTCTGTGCACATTAGCTGTGCCTAGATAAgtatatatgaagagttttgataaaaaaaaattatacgTCCGCCATTCTAGAAAAGTGACGcctattcttacaaaatgataggtagcacaaaattaaaacaaatcatgatgctttttaaaggacagtagggAAGGTAAGTCCTGTGTTGACAAAACTACACTTTTATGAGACTTCATATTTTATAGATACTGAACAATAAACTAAACTTATTCCAAAATGTACATATAGCAGTTTAGAGCAGAACTCTTCATGTATGATGTAGCTGTTCTCTGTCATGTCCTTGAATGtgtgatatatatttttctaattTCCAGCAGTCCCTAAAAGTGGCAGAACCGCTGGAGTCTTCATTATTCCTAAGGGCGGTGATTACATCTTCAACTTGACCGAAGCGAGAGCGGCCTGCTTGTTTCTGAACGTCACCATAGCGACCAAAGCCCAGATGGAGAAAGCTCTACAGCATGGACTGCAGACATGCAGGTAGGCTGATGAGCGTGACAGAAAGCCTCTGTTGAACTTTCACAAGGTCCTGTTTGGAGTCCGACCGATATGCAGTTTGGAAGatgctgaagctgctgatagctgataatTTGTACTTGTActgatgttcaatatctttaaatttgacctctTTCATGCCGAAAAAAATATTCCCCAGAATTTTGTTCTTGtagtgtggaaaagcctcagaaatggcatttagaccatcatgggacacaaaaataataataataatattgacgcACATCTGTGATTAAGTTAATTCAGCGTAAAGTCTTCTCATAGACAAGACCACTTTATTACTAATCAATTATCCAATAAATATGtgatcaaacaaactgcatcatattcatGATCATATCAGCGGTGGATGACACTTACTGGCTGGTATCTGATTTtaaataaaagcccaatatcagTCAGATATATTGGTGTAGCCATAGTCTTGTGTCatgagtgtcagtgtgtactgtggaacatttttatatattaaCTGTACTTGGTGATTAAAGGGATTCTGGCTCATTTTCACCAAAccaaactgaaaaaacaaaacctagTGTCCTCTGTATAATGAGGCAAAGCAGTTAGGGCTCGTTATTCGTAATTTGAAATATGTCTTGAAATGTCTTGAAATTTGATGCTTCAAACTTACCATCACTACACAAACCATAAAGTAAATAGCCACCGATCAGTCATTTAATTGCACTAATTGCTCTTGTTTTACCATTCTAACAGATATGGCTGGATAGACGAACAGATCGCTGTCATCCCTCGCCTTACAGCCGAcccaaaatgtggaaaaaacaaaactgcgTTGGTGCCCTGGAATGCAAACGTAGACAGAAAATTTGGTGCATTCTGCTTCAATGCAGCAGgtacattttcatattatacTCAATGAGGAAATATTTAATTTCAGCTTGAATCCCTAGATCAATTGTTGACTATAATATTATGCACATTGCGATGATGTTTACCCATTtaccctctacctctctcttcagcttttatttctcttacaattttccctcctctcttacatgatcattctacaGTCATAAGAATATTGTCTGGgcacaatataataatattgtcttttggctctgacctttgacccccttACTGGTGATATTGTTGCACTCATCAGGGTAGAGGTCAATTAATGAATGAACTCAtgaattccaattcaactgaggaatttgaatttgaaaaaaaaacctacaggaaacagaattgaattgaattggaatttcaagaagctgaatttaattcagtggaattctgtgaaattccatgattttttgttttttcttaccacatatctgagattatacgcagtgttatatattatcaatactgaatgtCAATAAAATGTTGAAGGGACCCTTCAGGTGGTATTTTgatcataatgtttgatttattattttatttatttatttatttggcgAGTCAAGACAcactcttagaagtggaatttcatctAATTTAATGGAAATTAATCCTGtttctgtcattccaattcaattccaattctgtctccttagagctgggtgcaaATCCAACTCCAATTCAAACTCCAGGACTccattgaattggaatttaccatgcattctcaattcagttcatgaatggccccaaacCATGGCCCCAAGTTGCTCTGgacaagagcatcagctaaatgactaaaatgtaaatgcaaacgttttcctctcctcacctgcaGATTTAGAGAAAACTCCCAAAACGGCAGCAGGCGATCCAGGAACTTCAAAGTCTTCCACTGCACTGACGCGAGCCCCGTCGTCCGTCTCCTCCCCGGTCAGATCAAAACCAAACGCTCCCTCTTCAAGAAAGTCAACAACAAAAGCCCCGAAGCCGGCTCCTCGCACCCCAGCTTTTACTCTCCTGGTCAAGTCGACACATTCAACTAGGCTTTCCTCCACCTTTCCTCCCCTTAaatccacctcctccactcctcctcctcctcctcctccttctcactCTGTCACCTCGTCGACCTCCGCTGCCCATTTTACCTCCTCAGCCTCTGTCCACGC
Coding sequences within:
- the lyve1b gene encoding lymphatic vessel endothelial hyaluronic receptor 1b, whose protein sequence is MARVWLFAHFLFLSFAGFALAFDSSQIKAVPKSGRTAGVFIIPKGGDYIFNLTEARAACLFLNVTIATKAQMEKALQHGLQTCRYGWIDEQIAVIPRLTADPKCGKNKTALVPWNANVDRKFGAFCFNAADLEKTPKTAAGDPGTSKSSTALTRAPSSVSSPVRSKPNAPSSRKSTTKAPKPAPRTPAFTLLVKSTHSTRLSSTFPPLKSTSSTPPPPPPPSHSVTSSTSAAHFTSSASVHASASSVSSPSLHTTTTNNTAGSVLLQSVGAVPTALIVLGVILLVLTAAGVVWYYRLSIFPFWSRQQKDDIETEMWKHTDSEMDLHSRHEGEEEADRKYSSDVTLCVNPDIKTNSSE